In Nocardia sputorum, a single genomic region encodes these proteins:
- a CDS encoding cupin domain-containing protein, with amino-acid sequence MTDTRPPLAVALDLAPHPEGGWYRETWRSPVRFTPEGYPGRRAAATAIHFLLLPGERSAPHTVRSDELWLWHRGGPLALDIGGEVVTLGPDVERGQLLQAVVPGGVSQSARPAGAEYVLVSCIVAPGFDFADFRLD; translated from the coding sequence ATGACCGACACTCGTCCGCCGCTCGCCGTCGCACTCGATCTCGCGCCGCACCCGGAGGGCGGATGGTATCGCGAAACCTGGCGCAGCCCGGTGCGATTCACGCCGGAGGGCTACCCGGGCCGGCGCGCCGCGGCGACGGCGATCCATTTCCTGCTGTTGCCGGGCGAGCGGTCCGCGCCGCACACGGTGCGCTCCGACGAGCTGTGGCTCTGGCACCGCGGCGGGCCGCTCGCGCTCGACATCGGCGGCGAAGTGGTGACCCTGGGCCCCGACGTGGAGCGCGGTCAGCTGCTCCAAGCCGTGGTGCCCGGCGGCGTCAGCCAGTCGGCGCGACCTGCGGGCGCGGAATACGTGCTGGTCAGCTGCATCGTCGCACCGGGTTTCGACTTCGCCGACTTCCGGCTGGACTGA
- a CDS encoding saccharopine dehydrogenase NADP-binding domain-containing protein: MTSSEDTRTIAVYGATGHTGGYLLAELRRRGLTPILVGRDADRIRAAAGAVDLPDAGIRVAELSDHAALVTAFTGAEVVISSLPAYVEHGAAVLAAAIDAGAHYTDMSGEQLFLKRVFDEFGPRAAAAGVTLVSGVTDSNVPGDLLAHLATRRVTGPAEVVLSHLSKSGGNGSKGSAKTVFASLDWFRGGGWHYADGELRTGAGAEARHDKMTFPGNTEPTTVAKFPQPPVLTIPRHSNVSYVEGVLATSILDTLSGFTAALIDTLPDAPSADLRYDLVVDAFGADGRHARGVLSGVDSYRDSALMAVATAVRLAENAAAPGALAPAEAFDPADFLDALAPFGITWRIEEN; encoded by the coding sequence ATGACATCCAGCGAAGACACCCGCACCATCGCCGTCTACGGCGCCACCGGACACACCGGCGGCTACCTGCTCGCCGAACTGCGCCGCCGCGGCCTCACCCCGATCCTGGTGGGCCGCGACGCCGATCGCATCCGTGCCGCCGCCGGCGCCGTCGACCTGCCCGACGCCGGCATACGGGTAGCCGAGCTGTCCGACCACGCGGCCCTCGTCACCGCGTTCACTGGCGCGGAGGTGGTGATCAGCAGCTTGCCCGCCTATGTCGAGCACGGCGCGGCGGTACTCGCCGCGGCGATCGACGCCGGTGCCCACTACACCGACATGTCCGGCGAGCAACTGTTCCTGAAACGGGTCTTCGACGAGTTCGGACCGCGCGCCGCGGCGGCGGGCGTCACCCTCGTCTCCGGCGTCACCGACAGTAATGTCCCCGGTGACCTGCTCGCTCACCTCGCCACGCGCCGCGTGACCGGTCCGGCCGAGGTGGTGCTGAGCCACCTGAGCAAGAGCGGCGGCAACGGTTCCAAAGGTAGTGCGAAGACGGTCTTCGCGAGCCTGGACTGGTTCCGCGGCGGCGGCTGGCACTACGCCGACGGCGAACTGCGCACGGGCGCGGGCGCGGAGGCACGACACGACAAGATGACCTTCCCCGGCAACACCGAGCCGACCACCGTCGCGAAGTTTCCGCAGCCCCCGGTGCTGACCATCCCCCGTCACTCGAACGTCTCGTACGTCGAAGGCGTCCTCGCCACGTCGATTCTCGACACGCTCAGCGGGTTCACCGCCGCACTCATCGACACACTGCCCGACGCGCCCAGCGCGGACCTGCGCTACGACCTCGTGGTGGACGCGTTCGGCGCGGACGGACGGCACGCCCGCGGCGTGCTCAGCGGCGTCGACTCCTACCGCGATTCCGCGCTGATGGCCGTGGCGACGGCTGTCCGGCTGGCCGAGAACGCCGCCGCACCGGGCGCGCTCGCCCCCGCCGAAGCGTTCGACCCCGCCGATTTCCTCGACGCGCTCGCGCCGTTCGGCATCACCTGGCGGATCGAGGAGAACTGA
- a CDS encoding AraC family transcriptional regulator, with translation MDILSEAIAAIRTGSPTSGLFIRHAPWGRRYPVVPGAGFHVVLQGSCWVVPPDGEPMALGVGDVLFMPRGADHDLVDSLDSPVTETALPGEPREVTGPGVRTALLCGAYELGRGRSHPILDELPEFIHLPARPGRHPALRGAVDLLAAEIAEPRPGSDAAVPAILETLLLFILRAWFDEQADARSSGWAGAFADPAVAAVLRAVHEEPARAWTVAELGDIAGVSRATLARRFLATVGEPPLAYVTRWRMLTAARLLRDTDAGLGAVARRVGYASEFAFAKAFKREYGLAPGQYRRAAESPPLVAV, from the coding sequence GTGGACATTCTGAGCGAGGCCATCGCGGCGATCCGCACCGGCAGCCCCACCTCCGGCCTGTTCATCCGGCACGCCCCGTGGGGTCGGCGGTATCCCGTGGTTCCGGGCGCCGGGTTCCACGTGGTCCTCCAAGGCTCTTGCTGGGTGGTGCCGCCGGACGGCGAACCCATGGCGCTCGGCGTCGGGGACGTGCTGTTCATGCCGCGCGGGGCCGACCACGATCTGGTCGACAGCCTGGACAGCCCGGTCACCGAGACCGCGCTGCCCGGCGAGCCCAGGGAGGTCACGGGCCCCGGCGTTCGCACCGCCTTGCTCTGCGGCGCTTACGAACTCGGCCGCGGTCGCAGTCACCCGATCCTCGACGAGCTGCCCGAGTTCATTCATCTGCCCGCGCGCCCGGGGCGTCATCCCGCGCTGCGCGGCGCCGTCGACCTGCTGGCCGCGGAGATCGCCGAGCCGCGCCCGGGCAGCGACGCGGCCGTGCCCGCGATCCTCGAGACGTTGCTGTTGTTCATCCTGCGCGCCTGGTTCGACGAGCAAGCCGACGCGCGATCGTCGGGCTGGGCAGGCGCTTTCGCCGATCCCGCGGTCGCGGCGGTGCTACGCGCCGTGCACGAGGAACCCGCGCGTGCGTGGACGGTCGCCGAGCTCGGCGACATCGCGGGCGTCTCCCGCGCGACTCTCGCCCGCCGCTTCCTCGCGACGGTCGGCGAACCGCCCCTGGCCTACGTGACCCGCTGGCGCATGCTGACCGCCGCCCGCCTGCTGCGCGACACCGACGCCGGCCTCGGCGCCGTGGCCCGCCGCGTCGGTTACGCCTCGGAGTTCGCTTTCGCCAAAGCGTTCAAACGCGAATACGGCCTGGCCCCAGGGCAGTACCGCCGTGCGGCCGAAAGTCCGCCCCTGGTCGCGGTGTGA
- a CDS encoding DUF427 domain-containing protein — protein sequence MTEAKRGRVSVETSKKRVRVYLGGHLVADSARPVLVWENPHYPTYYLPVADLRAKLEPSGQTRHSASRGDATVYDVMVDGTTAGGAALRYHDSPLTELRDLVRLEWGAMDEWFEEDEPIYVHPRNPYSRVDILASSRHVRVEIDGVTVADSRTPRILFETGLPPRYYLPMTDVRMDLLHPSATHTSCPYKGTADYWTVRVEGKEYPDYVWGYRTPLPESQKVAGLVCFYNEKVDIYVDDELQERPHSPFS from the coding sequence ATGACCGAAGCGAAGCGGGGCCGCGTCAGCGTCGAGACCAGCAAGAAGCGTGTGCGCGTGTACCTGGGCGGTCACTTGGTGGCCGACAGTGCGCGGCCCGTGCTGGTCTGGGAGAACCCGCACTACCCGACCTACTACCTGCCGGTCGCGGATCTGCGCGCCAAACTCGAACCGAGCGGGCAGACCCGGCACTCCGCGAGCCGTGGCGACGCGACCGTCTACGACGTCATGGTCGACGGCACGACGGCGGGCGGGGCGGCGCTGCGGTACCACGACTCGCCGCTCACCGAATTGCGCGACCTCGTCCGGCTGGAGTGGGGCGCGATGGACGAGTGGTTCGAGGAGGACGAGCCGATCTACGTCCATCCGCGCAACCCCTACTCGCGCGTCGACATCCTGGCCAGTTCGCGACATGTGCGAGTGGAGATCGACGGCGTCACCGTCGCCGATTCGCGCACGCCGCGCATCCTGTTCGAAACCGGTTTGCCGCCGCGGTATTACCTGCCGATGACAGACGTCCGCATGGATCTGCTGCACCCGTCGGCCACCCACACCAGCTGCCCGTACAAGGGCACCGCCGACTACTGGACGGTCCGCGTCGAGGGCAAGGAGTATCCCGACTACGTGTGGGGCTACCGCACGCCGCTTCCGGAGAGCCAGAAGGTCGCCGGGCTGGTCTGCTTCTACAACGAGAAGGTCGACATCTACGTGGACGACGAGCTCCAGGAACGGCCGCACTCGCCGTTCAGCTGA
- a CDS encoding MFS transporter: protein MSALAPTPAPVADDTKQPKAVWAVAFASVIAFMGIGLVDPILKPIGEQLHASPSQVSLLFTSYMLVTGVAMLVTGVVSSRFGAKKTLLAGLAIIIVFAALAGMSDTVAQIVGFRAGWGLGNALFIATALATIVGAASGGVARAIILYEAALGIGIATGPLVGGVLGGISWRGPFFGVSALMAVALISIVVLLPEGPKPAHRTSIAAPFRALRHRGLLIVSLTALLYNFGFFTLLAYTPFPLDMGTYAIGFIFCGWGVLLAIASVFLAPRLQRRFGSLPMMGLSLALFAADLAMMAVFAEHKPVLIVGTVLAGLFLGVNNTLITEAVMISAPVERSTASAAYSFVRFAGGAAAPYLAGKLGEHSISLPFWVGAACTAAAVVVLLAGRAALAHLDDHDPAPHSVEEAQAMTVGD, encoded by the coding sequence ATGAGCGCTTTGGCTCCCACCCCCGCCCCGGTCGCGGACGACACCAAACAACCGAAAGCCGTCTGGGCGGTCGCCTTCGCCAGCGTGATCGCGTTCATGGGCATCGGCCTGGTCGATCCCATCCTGAAACCCATCGGCGAACAACTGCACGCCTCACCGTCCCAGGTGTCGCTGCTGTTCACCAGCTACATGCTGGTCACGGGCGTGGCCATGCTGGTCACCGGTGTGGTGTCCAGCCGCTTCGGCGCCAAGAAGACGCTGCTGGCCGGGCTGGCGATCATCATCGTGTTCGCGGCGCTGGCAGGCATGTCGGACACGGTGGCGCAGATCGTCGGATTCCGGGCGGGCTGGGGCCTGGGCAACGCGCTGTTCATCGCCACCGCCCTGGCCACCATCGTCGGCGCGGCCAGCGGCGGCGTAGCGCGCGCGATCATCCTCTACGAGGCCGCGCTCGGCATCGGCATCGCGACCGGACCGCTGGTCGGCGGCGTGCTCGGCGGAATCAGCTGGCGCGGGCCGTTCTTCGGCGTCTCGGCGCTGATGGCCGTCGCGCTGATCAGCATCGTCGTCCTACTGCCGGAGGGCCCCAAGCCGGCGCACCGCACCTCGATCGCCGCGCCGTTCCGCGCGTTGCGCCACCGGGGGCTGCTGATCGTGAGCCTCACCGCCCTGCTGTACAACTTCGGCTTCTTCACCCTGCTCGCCTACACCCCGTTCCCGCTGGATATGGGCACCTACGCGATCGGCTTCATCTTCTGCGGCTGGGGTGTGCTGCTGGCGATCGCGTCGGTGTTCCTGGCTCCCCGGTTGCAGCGCCGGTTCGGTTCGCTGCCGATGATGGGACTGTCGCTGGCGCTGTTCGCGGCGGACCTGGCGATGATGGCCGTCTTCGCCGAGCACAAGCCCGTGCTGATCGTCGGCACCGTGCTGGCGGGCCTGTTCCTCGGCGTGAACAACACGCTGATCACCGAGGCCGTGATGATCTCAGCGCCGGTGGAGCGGTCCACGGCGTCGGCCGCCTACAGCTTCGTCCGGTTCGCGGGTGGGGCCGCCGCTCCTTACCTCGCGGGCAAACTCGGCGAGCACAGCATCTCGTTGCCGTTCTGGGTCGGCGCGGCGTGCACCGCCGCCGCGGTCGTCGTCCTGCTGGCCGGGCGCGCCGCGCTGGCCCACCTCGACGACCACGATCCCGCACCGCACAGCGTCGAGGAAGCGCAGGCCATGACGGTCGGTGACTGA
- a CDS encoding MarR family winged helix-turn-helix transcriptional regulator — protein MRQAQVNVADDIVVDLLVTAGRLTRLAGVISGDDLPRAVLRALAVLDEHGALRVSEFARIDRCSQPAATALIGKLVAEGFATRRKDPEDFRAVLIELTPAGRTRLTEFRQAFAAAIGGHLPGFDAERLARLDTELHDLLEALKTATRQHDPISREH, from the coding sequence GTGCGGCAAGCCCAGGTGAACGTAGCGGATGACATCGTCGTCGACCTTCTCGTCACCGCGGGCAGGCTCACTCGGCTGGCCGGGGTGATCAGCGGCGACGACCTGCCGCGGGCCGTGTTGCGGGCACTGGCGGTGCTCGATGAACACGGCGCGCTGCGGGTCAGCGAATTCGCCAGGATCGACCGATGTTCACAGCCGGCGGCAACGGCGCTGATCGGCAAGCTGGTCGCGGAAGGCTTCGCGACCCGGCGCAAGGACCCGGAGGACTTCCGGGCCGTCCTCATCGAGCTCACCCCGGCCGGGCGGACCCGGCTGACCGAGTTCCGCCAAGCATTCGCCGCCGCGATCGGCGGACACCTGCCCGGTTTCGACGCCGAACGCCTGGCGCGACTCGACACCGAATTGCACGACCTGCTGGAGGCCCTGAAAACGGCTACGCGACAGCACGATCCGATCTCGAGGGAACACTGA
- a CDS encoding cupin domain-containing protein — protein sequence MSHNRFHLLDAGEARPGRVPLPPAFAVKATTADTEGRFSLLEVTLARDIPRHTHHVADECIYVLEGTLDVEFDDRTLSATEGMFVLLPHGVPHALRCGSQPPPRVLQISSPGGWECYLEDLFEAGASVLTDGALDPVKFNPIAAAYDIRYEEPEHAADSTGAQQD from the coding sequence ATGTCCCACAATCGTTTCCACCTCCTGGACGCCGGCGAGGCACGCCCCGGCCGGGTGCCATTACCGCCCGCGTTCGCGGTGAAGGCGACCACCGCCGATACCGAGGGCAGGTTCTCCCTGCTGGAGGTGACGCTCGCGCGCGATATCCCGCGGCACACCCACCACGTGGCGGACGAATGCATCTACGTGCTCGAAGGCACGCTCGACGTCGAGTTCGACGACCGGACCCTCTCCGCGACGGAGGGCATGTTCGTCCTGCTGCCGCACGGCGTCCCGCACGCCCTGCGCTGCGGATCGCAACCGCCGCCACGGGTGCTGCAGATCTCATCGCCCGGCGGCTGGGAGTGCTACCTGGAGGATCTCTTCGAAGCCGGTGCGTCGGTGCTGACCGACGGAGCGCTGGACCCGGTGAAGTTCAATCCGATCGCGGCGGCGTACGACATCCGTTACGAGGAACCGGAACACGCAGCCGATTCAACCGGCGCGCAGCAGGATTGA
- a CDS encoding TetR/AcrR family transcriptional regulator: MSRPTPRKPRADAALNRARIVAVARTLFAERGGAVQLPEIARAAGVGIGTVYRHFPTHADLIEAAAEQRFAEIEEFARTECLRAEPGQGLARYLRHVGAVLAADRGLSAAIEAARESAGSAPRGESRSRLEKVIGELVERDRDAGTVRDDCTVTDVYMIVGAVSATIGSGSGDWRRLVEIVLDGLRPGGRSDA; encoded by the coding sequence GTGTCAAGGCCAACGCCCCGCAAACCGCGCGCGGACGCCGCGCTCAACCGCGCCCGCATCGTGGCCGTGGCCCGCACGCTGTTCGCCGAGCGCGGCGGCGCGGTGCAGCTGCCCGAGATCGCCCGCGCCGCAGGCGTCGGAATCGGCACGGTCTACCGCCATTTCCCCACCCATGCCGATCTCATCGAAGCCGCGGCCGAGCAGCGCTTCGCCGAGATCGAGGAGTTCGCCCGCACCGAATGCCTGCGGGCCGAGCCCGGGCAGGGGCTCGCCCGCTACCTGCGTCATGTCGGCGCGGTGCTGGCGGCCGACCGGGGCCTGTCGGCGGCGATCGAGGCGGCTCGGGAGTCGGCGGGCAGTGCGCCGCGGGGCGAATCCCGAAGCAGGCTCGAGAAGGTGATCGGCGAACTGGTCGAGCGGGACCGGGACGCAGGGACCGTGCGCGACGACTGCACGGTGACCGATGTGTACATGATCGTCGGCGCGGTGTCCGCGACGATCGGCAGCGGCAGCGGTGATTGGCGCCGGCTCGTGGAGATCGTTCTCGACGGCCTGCGTCCCGGCGGACGCTCGGACGCGTGA
- a CDS encoding FAD-binding oxidoreductase — protein MTQTVNSDLQVLRSTMDGPVFGPTDAGYDRARAIWNADIDRRPAVIAQCLSSRDVAAALAFGRERGLEISVRGGGHSYSGTAVGEGGLMINLSALTGVVVDPGTERARVGGGATMADMDAATQAHGLAVTGGVISDTGVGGLTLGGGMGWLTRMAGLAVDNLVSAQVVLADGQVVRACETEHADLFWALRGGGGNFGVVTEFEYRLHHVGPEVHLGLFFWDMPDGTDALRLIREFLPTLPRRSGALIALAMTAPPAPFVPERYHGRAGHALIVAGFGTAEEHAAAVAPIRNALPPLFEFLSPIPYAGLQRMLDAAAPWGMRGYEKGLDLDDFSNDVIAVLTAHAAAKTAPLSFMPIFPLSGAFTTVGEDDTAFGGARTPHYGCNITAITPDAETLARDREWVRTTWEALRPMASNRGGYVNFMADPNYDRVRESYGSAKYAKLAHIKADYDPGNVFHRNANIAPG, from the coding sequence ATGACGCAAACAGTGAATTCCGATCTCCAGGTTCTACGGTCCACCATGGACGGGCCGGTGTTCGGCCCCACGGACGCCGGGTACGACCGCGCCCGCGCCATCTGGAACGCCGACATCGACCGGCGGCCCGCCGTGATAGCCCAGTGCCTGTCGTCTCGTGACGTGGCCGCGGCGTTGGCCTTCGGCAGGGAGCGCGGGCTGGAGATATCCGTGCGCGGCGGCGGCCACTCCTACAGCGGGACCGCGGTGGGCGAGGGTGGCCTGATGATCAACCTCAGCGCGCTGACGGGCGTCGTGGTGGATCCGGGGACCGAGCGCGCCCGGGTCGGCGGCGGCGCGACGATGGCGGACATGGACGCCGCGACCCAGGCCCACGGTCTGGCGGTGACCGGCGGTGTGATCAGTGACACCGGCGTCGGCGGCCTCACCCTCGGCGGCGGCATGGGCTGGCTGACCCGCATGGCCGGGCTGGCTGTCGACAATCTCGTCTCGGCGCAGGTGGTGCTCGCCGACGGCCAGGTGGTGCGGGCCTGCGAGACCGAGCACGCGGACCTGTTCTGGGCGTTGCGCGGGGGCGGCGGAAACTTCGGTGTGGTCACCGAATTCGAGTACCGCCTGCATCACGTGGGGCCGGAAGTGCACCTCGGCCTGTTCTTCTGGGACATGCCGGACGGGACCGACGCCCTGCGCTTGATCCGGGAGTTCCTTCCCACCCTGCCGCGCCGATCGGGAGCGTTGATAGCGCTGGCGATGACCGCGCCGCCCGCGCCGTTCGTTCCGGAGCGGTACCACGGCCGAGCGGGCCACGCCTTGATCGTCGCCGGTTTCGGCACGGCCGAGGAACACGCCGCCGCGGTAGCGCCGATCCGGAACGCGCTCCCGCCGCTGTTCGAGTTCCTCAGCCCGATCCCGTACGCCGGATTGCAACGGATGCTCGACGCCGCGGCGCCCTGGGGCATGCGCGGCTACGAGAAGGGGCTCGATCTGGACGACTTCTCCAACGACGTCATCGCCGTGCTCACCGCGCACGCCGCGGCGAAGACCGCGCCGCTGTCGTTCATGCCGATCTTCCCGCTCAGCGGCGCGTTCACCACCGTCGGCGAGGACGACACGGCATTCGGCGGCGCGCGCACCCCGCATTACGGGTGCAACATCACCGCGATCACTCCCGACGCCGAGACGCTCGCCCGCGACCGGGAATGGGTGCGCACCACGTGGGAAGCGCTGCGCCCGATGGCTTCCAATCGCGGCGGGTACGTGAACTTCATGGCGGACCCGAATTACGACCGGGTCCGCGAATCCTACGGAAGCGCCAAATACGCGAAACTGGCCCACATCAAGGCCGACTACGATCCGGGCAACGTCTTCCACCGCAACGCCAACATAGCCCCGGGCTGA
- a CDS encoding acyl-CoA dehydrogenase family protein, whose amino-acid sequence MSTAEHQEFLASVRALLTKHAGSAAVRAAMDTELGYDPALWRLLCEQIGVAALAIPEEYGGFGASLVESLLVVGELGRTLAGVPMLGSAVLGAQAVLLSGDTEACGRLLPEVAEGTRTIAVCWASERGWDDPGVCETDGALTGTAHYVLDGMSADTLVVVTATGLFEIEPTAAGVTRRSAPTMDPTRKLAEVAFAEAPARRLGSGDPAATVARLREIAWAALAAEQVGAADRCLEMTVDYAKSRVQFGRVIGSFQALKHRMADMYVLLESARSASVAATAAVAAHSPSAAEDVWVARVHCSEALSAIAAETVQLHGGIAITWEHDAHLFFKRAHGDAQLFGAAHRPATQPA is encoded by the coding sequence ATGAGCACCGCCGAACACCAAGAGTTCCTCGCCTCGGTGCGGGCGCTGCTGACCAAGCACGCGGGGTCCGCGGCGGTGCGTGCCGCGATGGACACCGAACTCGGCTACGACCCGGCCCTGTGGCGGCTGCTGTGCGAGCAGATCGGCGTCGCCGCGCTCGCGATTCCCGAGGAGTACGGCGGCTTCGGCGCGAGTCTGGTCGAATCCCTGCTGGTGGTGGGCGAATTGGGCCGCACGCTCGCCGGGGTGCCGATGCTCGGTTCGGCCGTCTTGGGTGCGCAGGCCGTCCTGCTGTCGGGCGACACCGAAGCCTGCGGGCGGCTGCTGCCCGAGGTGGCGGAGGGCACGCGGACGATCGCGGTCTGCTGGGCGAGCGAGCGCGGCTGGGACGATCCGGGCGTATGCGAGACGGACGGCGCGCTGACCGGGACGGCGCATTACGTGCTCGACGGGATGTCGGCGGACACTCTCGTCGTCGTCACCGCTACCGGCCTGTTCGAGATCGAGCCCACCGCGGCGGGCGTCACCCGGCGGTCCGCGCCCACCATGGACCCCACGCGCAAGCTGGCCGAGGTCGCCTTCGCCGAGGCGCCCGCGCGACGGCTCGGCTCGGGCGATCCGGCGGCGACCGTCGCCCGGCTGCGGGAGATCGCCTGGGCCGCGCTGGCCGCCGAGCAGGTGGGAGCCGCCGACCGCTGCCTCGAGATGACGGTGGACTACGCCAAGTCCCGCGTGCAGTTCGGCCGGGTGATCGGCAGCTTCCAGGCGCTCAAGCACCGCATGGCCGACATGTACGTGCTGCTGGAATCGGCCCGCTCCGCGTCCGTCGCAGCCACCGCGGCGGTGGCGGCGCACAGCCCGTCGGCCGCCGAGGACGTCTGGGTCGCTCGGGTGCACTGCTCGGAGGCGCTCTCCGCCATCGCGGCCGAGACCGTCCAGTTGCATGGCGGCATCGCGATCACCTGGGAACACGACGCGCATCTGTTCTTCAAGCGCGCCCACGGCGACGCCCAGCTGTTCGGCGCCGCGCACCGTCCGGCGACGCAGCCCGCCTGA
- a CDS encoding acyl-CoA dehydrogenase family protein — protein MRFALSPEQLDFGVSLRKLLEAGRAPAAVRAWASGDSGPGRALIRQLAEAGVLGLAVAEEHGGIGAEPIDLVVAFQEIGRAAVPGPLVETAAAIPALLQALPDQEPAARWLPGFVEGAALGTVAFASDGPGGVALDADTAEVVLLAGEHQLSTGHRTGLVRSVDPARRLFTVAAAETVAEGDGARVAAAAGFDTGALACAAQLLGAGKALLHASTEYAKQRKQFGKPIGEFQAVKQKLADVLIALDLAEPLLFRAALTMTETTRGRDVSAAVIACGDAAYRAARAALQVHGAIGYTAEYDLSLWLTKVTALRSAWGTPDLHRARIARALRADTDSDRATRGLA, from the coding sequence ATGAGATTCGCGCTCAGCCCCGAACAACTCGATTTCGGCGTCAGCCTGCGCAAACTGCTGGAGGCGGGCCGCGCGCCCGCCGCCGTGCGCGCGTGGGCGTCCGGCGACAGCGGTCCCGGTCGCGCGCTGATCCGGCAACTGGCCGAGGCCGGTGTGCTGGGTCTGGCCGTCGCGGAGGAGCACGGCGGCATCGGCGCCGAACCGATCGACCTGGTCGTGGCGTTCCAGGAGATCGGCCGGGCGGCCGTGCCCGGCCCGCTGGTGGAAACCGCCGCGGCGATTCCGGCACTGCTCCAAGCGCTTCCGGACCAGGAACCGGCCGCGCGCTGGCTGCCGGGCTTCGTGGAGGGCGCGGCGCTGGGCACCGTCGCGTTCGCGTCAGACGGGCCCGGCGGTGTCGCGCTGGACGCCGACACCGCCGAGGTGGTCCTGCTGGCCGGGGAGCATCAACTGTCCACCGGGCATCGCACCGGTCTGGTGCGCTCGGTCGATCCCGCCCGCCGCCTGTTCACCGTCGCCGCGGCCGAGACCGTCGCGGAGGGCGACGGGGCTCGCGTGGCAGCGGCCGCCGGTTTCGACACCGGCGCGCTGGCCTGCGCGGCCCAGCTGCTCGGCGCGGGCAAAGCCCTGCTGCACGCGTCCACCGAGTACGCCAAGCAGCGCAAGCAGTTCGGCAAGCCGATCGGCGAGTTCCAGGCCGTGAAGCAGAAGCTCGCCGACGTGCTCATCGCGCTGGATCTGGCCGAGCCGCTGCTCTTCCGGGCCGCGCTGACGATGACCGAAACCACCCGCGGCCGCGACGTCTCGGCCGCCGTGATCGCCTGCGGCGACGCCGCCTACCGCGCCGCCCGCGCGGCGCTGCAGGTGCACGGCGCGATCGGCTACACCGCCGAGTACGACCTGTCACTGTGGTTGACCAAGGTGACCGCGTTGCGTTCGGCATGGGGCACACCGGATCTGCACCGCGCCCGGATCGCACGGGCGCTGCGGGCGGACACCGACTCCGATCGCGCCACGCGGGGCCTCGCATGA
- a CDS encoding acyl-CoA dehydrogenase family protein, with protein sequence MDLDLDQATQEFQREVREFLAANKPAKPLPSMDTKAGFEAHRAWERTLADARLSVVAWPEEFGGRNASLLEWVLFEQEYYAAGAPGRVSQNGIFLLAPTLFEHGTPEQLERIMPRMARGDDIWAQAWSEPEAGSDLAGIRSTARRTSGGWLLSGQKTWSSRAAFADWAFGLFRSDPEAERHKGLTYVMFPLTADGVSVRPIPQLDGEPGFAEIFLDDVFVPDRDVIGAPGEGWRVAMSTSSNERGLSLRSPGRFSATAQRLIDLWRETGGEDNTAQRDAVVDAWIGSEAYRLHTFGTVTRLNEGGKLGAESSITKVFWSELDIAMHETALEVLGAAAERSGPWTDGYLFALSGPIYAGTNEIQRNIIAERLLGLPRGSSR encoded by the coding sequence GTGGATCTGGATCTCGACCAGGCGACCCAGGAATTCCAGCGGGAGGTCCGCGAATTCCTGGCCGCGAACAAACCCGCGAAGCCGCTGCCCTCCATGGACACCAAAGCGGGATTCGAGGCGCACCGCGCATGGGAGCGCACCCTCGCCGACGCCCGGCTCTCGGTGGTGGCCTGGCCGGAGGAATTCGGCGGGCGCAACGCCTCGCTGCTGGAGTGGGTGCTGTTCGAGCAGGAGTACTACGCGGCGGGCGCGCCGGGGCGGGTCAGCCAGAACGGCATCTTCCTGCTGGCGCCGACGCTTTTCGAACACGGCACGCCGGAACAGCTGGAGCGGATCATGCCGCGGATGGCGCGCGGCGACGACATCTGGGCGCAGGCGTGGTCGGAGCCCGAAGCGGGCAGCGACTTGGCCGGTATCCGCTCGACCGCCCGGCGCACCAGCGGAGGCTGGCTGCTGAGCGGCCAGAAGACGTGGAGTTCGCGCGCCGCCTTCGCCGACTGGGCATTCGGGCTGTTCCGTAGCGACCCCGAGGCCGAGCGGCACAAGGGCCTCACCTACGTCATGTTCCCGCTGACCGCCGACGGGGTCTCGGTGCGCCCGATCCCGCAGCTGGACGGCGAACCCGGCTTCGCGGAGATCTTCCTCGACGACGTGTTCGTGCCCGACCGCGACGTGATCGGCGCGCCCGGCGAGGGCTGGCGCGTGGCGATGAGCACCTCCAGCAACGAACGCGGCCTCTCCCTGCGCAGCCCCGGCCGGTTCAGCGCCACCGCGCAGCGGCTGATCGACCTGTGGCGCGAGACCGGCGGCGAGGACAACACCGCGCAGCGCGACGCGGTGGTGGACGCCTGGATCGGCAGCGAGGCCTACCGGCTGCACACGTTCGGCACGGTGACCCGGCTCAACGAAGGCGGCAAGCTGGGCGCGGAATCATCGATCACCAAGGTGTTCTGGTCCGAGCTCGACATCGCGATGCACGAGACCGCGCTCGAGGTGCTCGGTGCGGCGGCGGAGCGTTCGGGGCCGTGGACCGACGGATACCTGTTCGCGCTGTCCGGCCCGATCTACGCGGGCACCAACGAGATCCAGCGCAACATCATCGCCGAGCGGCTGCTCGGACTACCGAGAGGAAGCAGCCGATGA